Within Alcaligenes sp. SDU_A2, the genomic segment CCCAGCTGGTCGGCGAAACTGACTCGTTACCAACAATGGCCGGATCAGACACAGGGGGAAACCTACCATTTAGCATCCAGTCCGGCCCAGAGCAGTAATCTGGAATATCAGTCTTTTGCCGATTCGGTGCGCGCCGCGATTGGTGTGACCGGTCTGGTCGAGGCTAAAGATGGCGCTGCGGCGCGTTTTGTGGTGGAAATCGATTACGGCAATCCGCAGGAGCAGACCTGGGTGCCCCAATATGCGGACAGTTTCTATGGCCCCATGGGTTGGGGCATGGGGCGCGGTTACTACGCGCCCAATGACGGCTTAGCGGGTGGTTTCTTTTATTCCCCGCCGGTTGTTAATGTGCCGGTCACGATCTATCGAAATTATCTGAGCGTGGTAATTAAAGATAAACGCAAGCAGCAGGCCGAGGTCTATCGCGCTACGGCAGTCAGTTATAGTCAGTCGGACAATCTGGCGGTGCAGATGCCTTATTTGTCCCAGGCCATATTTGATCATTTTCCTGGCAATAATGGCCAAGTGATCGATATTGAGTATTCCTTGCCTAAACCTTGATGGATCGGACCTGAACTA encodes:
- a CDS encoding DUF4136 domain-containing protein, giving the protein MTIFSAIFSVRTARLAALSLVMLATGCAAPSWSAKLTRYQQWPDQTQGETYHLASSPAQSSNLEYQSFADSVRAAIGVTGLVEAKDGAAARFVVEIDYGNPQEQTWVPQYADSFYGPMGWGMGRGYYAPNDGLAGGFFYSPPVVNVPVTIYRNYLSVVIKDKRKQQAEVYRATAVSYSQSDNLAVQMPYLSQAIFDHFPGNNGQVIDIEYSLPKP